A genomic segment from Microbulbifer elongatus encodes:
- the fliS gene encoding flagellar export chaperone FliS, giving the protein MYAKRANSRAQGAASYARVGLESDVLSASPHRLIVLLFQGADTAMGTAMVHLKDGNFAEKGQAISKAIDIINKGLLAALDFETGGELAQRLASLYEYIAEKLLVANLKNSEEELSEARRLLGEIASAWNAIDPGKSNEK; this is encoded by the coding sequence TTGTACGCAAAACGAGCGAATAGCCGCGCACAGGGTGCGGCTAGCTATGCACGGGTCGGCCTGGAAAGTGACGTGCTATCAGCTAGCCCGCATCGGCTGATTGTACTGTTATTTCAAGGCGCAGACACCGCAATGGGCACGGCGATGGTTCACTTGAAAGATGGAAACTTCGCAGAAAAGGGCCAGGCCATTTCGAAAGCAATCGACATTATCAATAAGGGGCTTCTGGCAGCACTGGATTTTGAAACCGGCGGTGAATTGGCGCAGCGCCTAGCCTCACTGTACGAATATATTGCCGAAAAGCTACTAGTGGCAAATCTGAAAAATAGCGAAGAAGAACTCAGTGAAGCACGTCGTTTGCTCGGTGAAATTGCCTCAGCCTGGAATGCTATTGATCCGGGGAAGTCTAATGAAAAATAA
- a CDS encoding EscU/YscU/HrcU family type III secretion system export apparatus switch protein — protein MSDLYGDGTDNTSHTAQEIIAAAVEENLFTHRSPELVALLSQLDWGEKIPDELYQVIIDIVVWILEVDTQQPGKLPSPMGY, from the coding sequence ATGAGCGATCTGTATGGGGACGGTACGGACAATACTTCGCATACTGCCCAAGAAATTATCGCTGCGGCGGTTGAAGAGAACCTGTTTACCCATCGATCGCCGGAACTCGTCGCCTTGCTTTCTCAGTTGGATTGGGGAGAGAAAATCCCAGACGAGTTATACCAAGTGATCATTGACATTGTGGTATGGATATTGGAGGTCGATACGCAGCAACCCGGTAAATTGCCATCGCCCATGGGATATTGA
- a CDS encoding flagellar protein FliT, with the protein MKNKRSVGEVALSSPAAILAGYTALLARSSRMLAYVHARDWFNLVEEQTSYAIEVETLANAESEFELNAHERKRKMELLEQILEQDLEIRQRLEQRQNELQELIGTNTRKRDLSRAYGTLIPFSSSPQ; encoded by the coding sequence ATGAAAAATAAGCGATCAGTGGGTGAGGTTGCGCTTAGTTCTCCCGCCGCTATTTTAGCCGGGTATACAGCGTTGCTTGCGCGCTCGTCGCGTATGCTCGCATATGTACATGCACGAGACTGGTTTAACCTGGTTGAAGAGCAGACCAGCTATGCCATTGAAGTGGAAACTCTTGCGAATGCGGAATCTGAGTTTGAATTAAACGCTCACGAGCGGAAACGGAAAATGGAGTTGCTGGAGCAGATCCTGGAGCAAGACCTTGAAATACGTCAGCGACTCGAGCAACGCCAGAATGAACTCCAAGAGTTGATTGGTACGAACACACGAAAGCGTGATCTGTCTAGAGCTTACGGCACACTGATACCATTTAGCTCCTCGCCTCAATGA
- the fliD gene encoding flagellar filament capping protein FliD → MATISSLGIGSGLDLSGLLDQLESAERQKLTPILQQQKSYETKISAFGLLESALEKVKDAASALSEPESFSGVKTSQSGEGVSISASEDTPVGSYEIEVTQRAKSYSIATMGVGEQDTNLGAGNIDFTLGDGAQFTVSVNESDSSLQDIRDAINGADTGVVASIVNDGSDQPYRLVLTSTQTGTDAAIDSVAFSSGGFGDVLTLDGATEVAAQNAQLNVNGIAIQSQKNRVEGAIQGVTLNLEETGTTTLEVSRDTAGIEKKLSNFVDAYNSLQGALSDLTSFDGATGVGGVLQGNATVRGVESQIRELVGGSLLSDTFSSLADIGLTLEVDGTLTLDDEKVSDLVANQLGALSSLFAGESEESDGFADRFEAALGAMMEEGGLIENATSGLETSVEAMGQRYDRMEQQIDSTIDRYRTQFSQLDGLIAQMNSTSSYLTQQFDALAAQMKQ, encoded by the coding sequence ATGGCCACCATTTCATCCCTGGGAATTGGTTCGGGACTGGATCTGAGTGGTCTTCTGGATCAGTTGGAGTCCGCGGAGCGCCAAAAATTGACCCCAATTTTGCAGCAGCAGAAAAGTTACGAGACCAAGATCTCCGCGTTTGGCCTATTGGAGAGCGCTCTGGAAAAAGTAAAGGATGCCGCCTCTGCGCTCAGTGAGCCGGAGAGCTTCTCCGGAGTCAAGACTAGTCAAAGCGGGGAAGGGGTGAGTATCAGTGCCAGCGAGGATACGCCGGTAGGTAGCTATGAGATTGAAGTTACCCAGCGGGCCAAGAGTTACAGTATCGCTACGATGGGTGTCGGCGAGCAGGATACTAACCTGGGGGCGGGCAATATCGATTTTACCCTTGGAGATGGTGCGCAGTTCACTGTATCTGTGAACGAATCGGACAGCTCACTCCAGGATATCCGGGATGCAATTAACGGTGCCGATACGGGTGTGGTTGCGTCCATCGTGAATGATGGCAGCGATCAACCATATCGACTGGTATTGACTTCTACACAGACAGGTACAGATGCCGCAATAGACTCGGTTGCATTTTCCTCGGGCGGCTTTGGCGATGTACTGACATTGGATGGAGCCACTGAGGTAGCGGCCCAGAATGCGCAACTAAATGTCAACGGTATCGCCATCCAGTCACAGAAAAATCGTGTAGAAGGCGCCATACAGGGAGTTACGCTGAACCTGGAGGAAACCGGTACCACAACGCTGGAAGTGTCCAGGGATACCGCCGGTATCGAAAAGAAGCTGTCAAATTTTGTCGATGCTTATAACAGCCTGCAAGGGGCACTATCGGATCTTACGTCATTTGATGGCGCAACGGGTGTTGGCGGTGTTCTGCAAGGTAACGCCACTGTCCGCGGTGTGGAATCGCAGATCAGGGAGCTGGTAGGTGGTTCGCTGCTTAGCGATACCTTTTCTTCACTAGCCGATATAGGCCTCACCCTTGAGGTCGACGGAACGCTTACGCTCGACGATGAAAAAGTCAGCGACCTCGTTGCCAATCAGCTTGGGGCGCTGTCGAGCCTTTTCGCTGGTGAATCTGAAGAGTCGGATGGATTTGCCGATCGGTTTGAGGCTGCACTCGGCGCCATGATGGAAGAAGGAGGGCTGATTGAGAACGCAACCAGCGGCCTTGAAACCAGTGTCGAAGCAATGGGGCAGCGGTATGACCGGATGGAGCAGCAGATTGACAGTACCATTGACCGCTACCGCACACAATTTAGCCAGCTAGACGGCCTGATCGCGCAAATGAATTCGACAAGTTCATACCTTACTCAGCAGTTTGATGCACTCGCTGCGCAGATGAAACAATAA
- a CDS encoding spore coat U domain-containing protein: MAQAMAARITALLTMLLIISWSGASSAGTSYNSQPCLEGPTNQRGSWYYLFYPNAFNYDHFLGVCNLEGLTSEIEYSGDATYVNLFPGMGIRSCGRQSNSQYQWGCREPVAFRVQVIDPDAATQFQLRNSAGEILPVDFTLSLDGSPAVDLAPNQWSAAAPHLPGNVRLTPTALQLQIPDPTRIRPGIYEKTFQFTVEQASHTGQYYFDSGSTLAPIDFTVRLVIEPKIRISGLSDVTLTADFSDYTSSDQAFCVYSRNAEFTLRALSLQGTAESAFLLSDGADTIPYEVLAGPKDQNATLLDYNTPYGPWQGALVDGCTANGMNMSLEVRIHPTQLSDARAGIYTDTLTLVVELE; the protein is encoded by the coding sequence ATGGCACAGGCCATGGCAGCCCGCATCACCGCGCTGCTCACTATGCTCCTGATCATATCGTGGTCAGGCGCTAGCAGCGCGGGTACCTCCTACAATAGCCAGCCATGCCTTGAGGGGCCCACTAACCAGCGGGGTAGCTGGTACTACCTGTTCTATCCAAACGCATTCAATTACGATCACTTTCTGGGTGTGTGTAACCTGGAAGGGCTAACCTCAGAGATTGAATATAGTGGTGATGCCACTTACGTGAACCTGTTCCCGGGAATGGGTATTCGAAGTTGCGGCCGCCAAAGCAACAGTCAATATCAGTGGGGCTGCCGGGAGCCGGTTGCCTTTCGAGTGCAAGTCATCGATCCCGACGCTGCCACCCAGTTTCAACTGCGGAACTCTGCCGGTGAAATACTCCCGGTAGATTTCACCCTCAGCCTGGACGGCAGCCCTGCCGTTGACCTGGCCCCCAATCAGTGGAGTGCAGCCGCCCCTCATTTACCGGGTAATGTGCGATTGACCCCTACAGCACTACAGTTGCAAATCCCAGACCCCACACGGATTCGCCCCGGCATCTACGAGAAGACCTTTCAATTTACCGTCGAGCAGGCTTCACATACCGGGCAATACTACTTTGACAGCGGAAGCACGCTCGCCCCGATCGACTTTACGGTGAGGCTCGTTATAGAACCCAAGATCCGGATCAGCGGCCTGTCCGACGTCACTCTTACAGCAGATTTTAGCGACTATACTTCATCAGACCAGGCGTTCTGCGTGTATTCCCGCAATGCGGAATTTACACTTCGAGCCCTTAGTTTGCAGGGCACTGCAGAAAGTGCCTTTTTACTCAGCGACGGTGCCGATACGATCCCCTACGAAGTGCTCGCAGGCCCTAAGGATCAAAACGCCACGCTACTGGATTACAACACGCCCTACGGACCGTGGCAGGGTGCACTGGTCGATGGTTGCACTGCAAATGGAATGAATATGTCTTTGGAAGTGCGTATCCACCCTACCCAGCTCAGCGATGCTCGCGCGGGTATTTATACCGATACGCTCACACTTGTGGTTGAACTGGAATAG
- the gltX gene encoding glutamate--tRNA ligase yields MTVRTRIAPSPTGDPHVGTAYIALFNQCFAQAQGGQFVLRIEDTDQARSTPESEQAILDSLRWLGLDWQEGPDVGGPHGPYRQSERGDIYKKYCDELVANGHAFHCYRTAEELDHLRAQLQESGKATLKPSDLALPAEEVEKRKAAGEPYVVRMNVPESGTCVVEDLLRGTIEIDWAQVDAQVLLKSDGMPTYHLANVVDDHLMEITHVLRGEEWINSAPKHKLLYEYFGWKMPVLCHLPLLRNPDKTKLSKRKNPTSILYYQRAGFMPEALLNYLGRMGWSMPDESEKFTLEEMLKHFDIQRVSLGGPVFDVEKLSWLNGLWIRELEDAQLADRLQQWLLNRENLLKVLPHAKGRMETFGDFAPLVSFLAAGKLPLTEESFAGNKLALDEQKKLLQFALWRLEALRSWSKDNIFATVKELSTRMDVKLKDFNAPLFVAISGTTASFSVMDAMDLLGPDLSRARLRQAIDVLGGAGKKVLKRWEKEYAALG; encoded by the coding sequence ATGACCGTTAGAACTCGTATCGCGCCTTCACCCACCGGTGATCCCCATGTAGGTACCGCCTACATTGCCCTGTTCAACCAGTGCTTCGCCCAGGCCCAGGGTGGCCAGTTTGTACTGCGTATCGAAGACACCGATCAGGCGCGCAGTACCCCGGAGTCCGAGCAGGCCATTCTCGACAGCCTCCGCTGGCTGGGGCTCGACTGGCAGGAAGGCCCGGATGTGGGAGGCCCTCACGGGCCCTATCGCCAGAGTGAGCGCGGCGATATCTACAAAAAGTACTGCGATGAGCTGGTCGCCAACGGGCACGCTTTCCATTGTTACCGCACCGCGGAAGAATTGGATCACTTGCGCGCGCAATTACAGGAGTCGGGCAAGGCGACGCTGAAACCCAGCGACCTGGCACTGCCGGCCGAAGAGGTCGAAAAGCGCAAAGCTGCCGGAGAGCCTTACGTTGTACGGATGAATGTGCCAGAGTCTGGCACCTGCGTGGTGGAAGACCTGCTGCGCGGCACCATCGAGATCGACTGGGCTCAGGTAGACGCCCAGGTCCTGCTCAAGTCCGACGGCATGCCCACCTACCACCTCGCCAATGTCGTGGACGACCACCTGATGGAGATCACCCACGTACTGCGGGGGGAGGAGTGGATCAATTCCGCGCCCAAACACAAACTGCTGTACGAGTACTTCGGCTGGAAAATGCCGGTGCTCTGCCACCTGCCGCTGCTGCGCAACCCGGACAAGACCAAGCTGTCCAAGCGCAAGAATCCAACTTCCATCCTGTATTACCAGCGCGCCGGCTTTATGCCCGAAGCCCTGTTGAATTACCTGGGGCGCATGGGCTGGTCCATGCCGGACGAGAGCGAGAAGTTCACCTTGGAGGAAATGCTCAAGCACTTCGACATCCAGCGTGTCTCCCTTGGCGGCCCGGTGTTCGATGTGGAGAAGCTGAGCTGGCTCAACGGCTTGTGGATTCGCGAGTTGGAAGACGCGCAGCTGGCCGATCGCCTGCAACAGTGGCTGCTCAATCGCGAAAACCTGCTCAAGGTTCTGCCGCACGCCAAGGGGCGTATGGAAACCTTCGGCGACTTCGCCCCACTGGTCAGCTTCCTTGCCGCCGGTAAGCTGCCGCTGACCGAAGAAAGCTTTGCCGGCAACAAACTGGCGCTGGACGAGCAGAAGAAACTGCTGCAATTCGCCCTGTGGCGCCTGGAGGCCCTGCGTAGCTGGAGCAAAGACAACATCTTCGCCACGGTGAAAGAGCTGTCCACGCGGATGGACGTAAAACTGAAGGACTTCAATGCGCCGCTGTTTGTCGCCATCAGTGGCACCACTGCGTCATTCTCGGTCATGGACGCCATGGATCTGCTGGGCCCCGACCTCAGTCGCGCCCGTCTGCGCCAGGCCATTGATGTTCTGGGTGGTGCCGGCAAAAAGGTGCTCAAGCGCTGGGAAAAAGAATACGCTGCGCTGGGCTAA
- a CDS encoding flagellar transcriptional regulator FlhD → MKEDFATARFRLKVDETLATKIVSLTAKQLTQLARSNQFLFRLNLENPIQLEQLTSNKRAENLSHIHAALLMSSSVN, encoded by the coding sequence TTGAAAGAAGACTTTGCTACAGCGCGTTTTCGCCTAAAGGTCGATGAAACACTTGCGACAAAAATCGTTTCTCTTACTGCCAAACAGCTTACCCAGCTGGCACGTTCAAACCAGTTTTTGTTTAGGCTCAATCTTGAAAACCCGATCCAGCTCGAGCAGCTTACCAGCAATAAGCGAGCGGAAAACCTGAGCCACATACATGCTGCACTTTTGATGTCTTCGAGTGTCAATTGA
- the fliK gene encoding flagellar hook-length control protein FliK, with protein sequence MRLWQDSRRTESGGSKELQALVAKQLDALTTNKLIWQGELWPGIATEIEVRPRLEEQIPLPPGAATVPEQPTDWDLKVSLSMETLGPVILLCKVTGSSLQLEVRAASQTAADRIAAAVNTLKSKFQTTGFQQVRVKVVVEE encoded by the coding sequence ATGAGGCTTTGGCAGGATTCCCGTCGCACTGAAAGTGGAGGGAGTAAAGAGCTGCAAGCGTTGGTGGCGAAGCAGTTGGATGCACTGACGACAAACAAGCTCATTTGGCAGGGAGAGCTATGGCCTGGGATCGCTACAGAGATCGAGGTACGACCGCGACTAGAGGAGCAAATACCGCTTCCCCCCGGTGCAGCTACGGTGCCTGAACAGCCCACAGATTGGGATCTTAAAGTCTCCTTATCCATGGAGACGCTCGGGCCAGTAATCCTGCTATGCAAAGTGACTGGCTCATCGCTTCAACTGGAAGTGAGAGCCGCGAGCCAAACTGCGGCAGACCGAATTGCTGCTGCGGTGAATACCTTAAAGTCGAAATTTCAAACCACCGGATTTCAGCAAGTCAGGGTAAAAGTGGTGGTTGAAGAATGA
- a CDS encoding TcfC E-set like domain-containing protein, which produces MVAERLYAPMLFRVFTRSSLCLGMLAALESYAATTALVLETGVPPGFSDLTEAQELVADIYFGGRLLGGVPVTVTLNEVTFRDPAYTAEVLPETVDPQRLLELLSGPLARNSSKVCYTTQQQNCGFLQPDELGIIYDESRFRIDIFMSSSLLPQQDAIEAPYLPDSKSEFSVIQNLTGTWSGVEGDNSAQTASLYGQTIVSFGESGLHSNWTVDDTGNTQIYRMHWTKDYRGQAYSIGLLQPYSGFGTFVSAPYLYGVEYRSSDNSRVDREYRLGSAVDINMPTRGRIEVLRDGRLIHSALLEAGNQLVDTSTFPDGAYEIEIRTYDESGRLINNYQEFFAKDSQLPALDEWQWSLQAGKPAHVSSTQTLPDQLDAYFVQAGAARRVTDNFGMFGNVAGTDSDSAVEIGGRWILPYVELSPSVIFSDGRTGHRLYGTLQTSRFTIGVSETKLDEGPNLAGGQYTLLHSGFSNRSLNLSAPILGGQLSARYTERSRAVPLEDTDFTLESDFTGSNRLKTLEFRRSIFSNRYWRGDLTLSHSDADGVPYTRATIEFRRHGDQWSHTVRSRVEQTEDGTTPFAGFNSSWSDRDKWSMVVDQNFSAELAESQQYLRSVSRVAGHRGQATATFDWNNNAVSDTNSLNYLGTFSTNLMTDGKSFAWGGESALESAILIDIDGSTAQDFEILVDGVRRGYARGDEISAINLPAFNTYDLTLRPLGDGFYDFAEQTQAITLYPGNVSASSYEVESVVLVIGRLLKQGKPAGGVKISFGERSAVTDEYGLFQMPLVLPNSARTSPPLQWGNCEIPITQQQHDEHWINLGDIELDRNHCLSEVANVVR; this is translated from the coding sequence GTGGTTGCCGAGCGCTTGTACGCCCCGATGCTTTTCCGAGTTTTCACCCGGTCTTCGCTGTGCCTGGGAATGTTGGCTGCGCTCGAGTCATACGCAGCAACGACGGCATTGGTACTGGAGACAGGTGTCCCTCCCGGGTTTTCAGATCTCACTGAAGCGCAGGAACTCGTCGCCGATATTTATTTCGGGGGCCGTCTCCTTGGCGGCGTTCCCGTTACCGTCACCTTGAATGAAGTGACCTTCCGCGACCCTGCTTACACCGCCGAGGTTCTACCCGAAACCGTGGACCCGCAGCGTCTGCTGGAACTGCTTTCCGGCCCGCTGGCGCGAAACTCATCCAAAGTCTGCTATACCACCCAGCAGCAAAACTGCGGTTTTCTGCAACCGGACGAACTTGGCATCATCTATGACGAGTCCCGATTCCGGATCGACATTTTCATGTCGTCATCCCTGCTCCCACAGCAGGATGCTATCGAAGCGCCCTACTTACCCGACTCCAAGTCTGAATTTTCGGTAATCCAGAACCTTACCGGCACCTGGTCTGGCGTTGAAGGTGATAACAGCGCCCAGACGGCATCCCTTTATGGGCAGACCATTGTGAGCTTTGGGGAAAGTGGCCTCCACAGCAACTGGACTGTTGACGACACCGGTAATACGCAAATTTACCGGATGCACTGGACCAAAGATTACCGAGGCCAGGCCTATTCAATAGGCCTGCTCCAGCCATATTCCGGTTTTGGCACCTTTGTGAGCGCCCCCTATCTGTATGGCGTCGAGTATAGAAGCAGTGATAACAGCCGAGTAGACCGGGAGTACCGACTGGGTTCGGCGGTGGACATCAACATGCCAACCCGCGGCCGAATTGAGGTGCTGCGAGATGGGCGCCTTATTCATAGCGCCCTGCTGGAGGCGGGCAACCAGTTGGTCGATACATCGACCTTCCCTGATGGTGCCTACGAGATCGAAATCCGCACTTATGATGAAAGCGGTCGACTCATCAACAACTATCAGGAATTCTTTGCAAAGGACTCCCAACTGCCCGCTCTCGATGAGTGGCAATGGAGTCTGCAAGCAGGCAAGCCTGCCCATGTTTCTTCCACTCAGACCCTGCCCGACCAGCTTGACGCTTATTTCGTGCAAGCAGGTGCTGCGCGCCGCGTGACCGACAACTTCGGCATGTTTGGCAATGTGGCCGGTACAGATAGTGACTCCGCTGTTGAAATTGGCGGCCGCTGGATACTTCCCTATGTCGAATTATCCCCAAGCGTCATCTTCTCTGATGGCCGTACAGGCCACCGGCTGTATGGCACTCTGCAAACGTCACGATTCACAATTGGAGTGAGCGAGACCAAATTGGATGAGGGGCCAAATTTGGCGGGTGGCCAATACACCCTTCTGCACAGCGGATTCAGCAATCGATCTCTAAATCTCAGTGCACCAATTCTTGGGGGCCAGCTGAGCGCACGCTATACCGAGCGCAGCCGCGCTGTGCCATTGGAAGATACCGATTTTACCCTTGAGTCCGATTTCACTGGTTCCAACCGCCTGAAAACACTGGAATTCCGTCGCAGTATTTTCAGCAACCGCTATTGGCGAGGTGACCTGACCCTATCCCACAGTGATGCGGATGGTGTTCCATATACCCGGGCCACCATTGAGTTTCGGCGGCACGGCGATCAGTGGAGCCACACCGTTCGCTCTCGAGTTGAGCAAACCGAAGACGGCACAACGCCATTCGCCGGATTCAATAGCTCCTGGAGTGACCGCGACAAATGGTCCATGGTGGTCGACCAGAACTTTTCGGCAGAGTTGGCAGAAAGCCAACAATATCTTCGTAGTGTAAGCCGTGTTGCGGGGCACCGCGGACAGGCAACCGCCACGTTCGATTGGAATAACAACGCCGTGAGTGATACCAACTCACTCAATTACCTCGGGACTTTTAGCACCAATCTCATGACCGATGGCAAGTCGTTTGCCTGGGGTGGGGAATCTGCACTCGAGAGCGCGATTCTGATCGATATTGACGGCAGCACCGCGCAGGATTTCGAGATCCTTGTAGACGGCGTACGCCGTGGCTACGCCCGAGGAGATGAAATTTCGGCAATCAATCTGCCTGCTTTCAATACGTATGACTTGACGTTACGCCCTCTGGGCGATGGATTCTACGACTTTGCGGAACAGACACAGGCAATCACGCTATATCCAGGAAATGTGTCGGCCTCCTCCTACGAGGTTGAAAGTGTCGTTCTTGTTATTGGCCGATTGCTGAAACAGGGAAAACCGGCCGGCGGCGTAAAAATTTCGTTCGGGGAGCGTAGCGCCGTTACCGATGAGTACGGCCTTTTCCAGATGCCACTCGTTCTGCCAAATAGCGCGCGTACCTCTCCTCCACTTCAGTGGGGCAATTGCGAAATTCCCATCACTCAGCAACAACACGACGAACACTGGATAAACCTGGGTGACATCGAGCTAGACCGCAACCATTGTCTGTCGGAGGTAGCCAATGTGGTCCGATAG
- a CDS encoding fimbrial biogenesis chaperone, which produces MKKFAFLLLLLIANPALAAMSLDKIIVYLNDQPNSRDDILVSNPDQEPLYLQTEIFRVDNPGQPDEQRVRITDPKDFRLLVNPAKAVLAPGTRKRFRLMSLDKNLDREKVYRVTFKPVVGDIKSDKMALKILIAYQALVFVQPKNGSYEFELLRSGEQLILTNTGNINAQVSEVFYCTDDESCEPLDVTNRVYPDEKVTINYAQQGPNPGTAFLRFNAATGDGSTTVQLAIP; this is translated from the coding sequence ATGAAAAAGTTTGCATTTCTCCTGCTCCTCCTCATTGCCAACCCTGCATTGGCAGCAATGTCCCTGGACAAGATCATCGTCTATCTGAACGATCAACCGAACTCCCGAGATGATATTCTGGTTTCAAACCCCGACCAGGAGCCTCTTTACCTGCAAACCGAGATCTTTCGGGTCGATAACCCAGGTCAGCCCGATGAGCAGCGGGTGCGAATCACTGACCCCAAAGATTTCCGCCTGTTGGTAAACCCTGCAAAAGCGGTGTTGGCACCTGGAACAAGAAAGCGTTTTCGCTTGATGTCACTGGATAAAAATCTGGATCGGGAAAAGGTCTACCGGGTGACCTTCAAACCGGTGGTCGGTGATATCAAGAGTGACAAAATGGCGTTGAAAATACTGATTGCTTATCAAGCATTAGTATTTGTTCAGCCCAAAAATGGATCCTATGAGTTTGAGCTGTTACGTTCCGGGGAGCAATTGATTCTTACCAATACCGGTAATATCAACGCACAGGTTAGCGAGGTATTCTACTGCACAGACGATGAATCCTGTGAGCCGTTGGATGTTACTAACCGGGTATACCCTGATGAGAAAGTGACGATTAATTATGCGCAGCAAGGCCCGAACCCGGGTACCGCATTTTTGCGTTTCAATGCCGCTACGGGAGACGGCTCAACCACCGTCCAGCTTGCCATTCCTTGA
- the flhC gene encoding flagellar transcriptional regulator FlhC, with amino-acid sequence MTEKSLLNEMQQVQLAIELIELNARLQVLESETDLSRGRLIRLYKEVRGMSPPKGMLPFSTDWFTTWMPNIHSSLFYGIYLRLTEEQGCERMEGFIKAYRLYLELADDENDEPVLGLTRAWTLIRFFESGLFELSSCTSCSGRFVNHAHTPSQNFVCGLCQPPSRAGKTRKKSAALAKRQQDVIEQLV; translated from the coding sequence ATGACGGAAAAAAGCCTGCTCAATGAAATGCAGCAAGTTCAGCTTGCGATTGAGTTGATTGAATTGAATGCCCGCTTACAGGTGCTAGAGTCAGAAACCGACCTTAGTCGGGGACGCCTGATCCGCTTGTATAAAGAAGTGCGCGGAATGTCCCCACCCAAGGGAATGTTGCCGTTCTCAACCGATTGGTTTACCACCTGGATGCCTAACATCCACTCGTCGCTATTCTACGGAATCTATTTACGGTTGACGGAAGAGCAGGGGTGCGAGCGCATGGAGGGCTTCATCAAGGCGTATCGTCTGTATCTGGAGCTCGCAGACGATGAAAACGATGAACCAGTACTCGGCCTGACCAGAGCCTGGACCCTGATCCGCTTCTTCGAAAGTGGATTATTCGAGCTTTCATCTTGCACAAGCTGCAGTGGTCGGTTTGTGAATCATGCTCACACGCCGAGCCAGAATTTTGTTTGTGGTCTCTGTCAGCCGCCCTCTAGAGCGGGAAAGACTCGGAAAAAAAGTGCCGCACTCGCCAAACGCCAACAAGATGTTATAGAGCAATTGGTTTAA
- a CDS encoding flagellar transcriptional regulator FlhD gives MQDSAINEIQEINLSYLLLAQRLLKEDFATAPFERRLCYSAFSPKGR, from the coding sequence ATGCAGGATAGTGCAATCAACGAAATTCAAGAGATCAATCTTAGTTACCTGCTTCTCGCACAGCGCCTTTTGAAAGAAGACTTTGCTACAGCGCCTTTTGAAAGAAGACTTTGCTACAGCGCGTTTTCGCCTAAAGGTCGATGA